In the Longimicrobium terrae genome, one interval contains:
- a CDS encoding DUF2721 domain-containing protein, whose amino-acid sequence MQNTFELSSTLAALSAMVTPAVLILASSSLVLATSNRLTRAVDRTRSITESLVDLADADEDRTMLGEERELLLHLLERTARRTKLLTRALTRLYMALAIFIATSTTLGVVAALGTGYAWIALVLGMTGAALLFWASLLLILESRLSLRSVYEEMEFVRRIGEHYGPALTPATPPRRTFRRWRRERGDPAE is encoded by the coding sequence ATGCAGAACACGTTTGAACTTTCGTCCACGCTGGCCGCACTGTCGGCCATGGTCACGCCCGCGGTGCTGATCCTGGCGAGCAGTTCGCTGGTGCTGGCCACCAGCAACCGCCTGACGCGCGCCGTGGACCGCACGCGATCCATCACCGAAAGCCTGGTGGACCTGGCGGACGCGGACGAGGACCGCACCATGCTGGGCGAGGAGCGCGAACTGCTGCTGCACCTGCTGGAGCGCACCGCGCGGCGCACCAAGCTGCTGACGCGGGCGCTCACGCGGCTGTACATGGCGCTGGCCATCTTCATCGCCACCAGCACCACGCTGGGGGTGGTGGCTGCGCTGGGCACGGGGTACGCGTGGATCGCGCTGGTGCTGGGGATGACGGGCGCGGCGCTGCTGTTCTGGGCCAGCCTGCTGCTGATTCTGGAGTCGCGGCTGTCGCTGCGGTCGGTGTACGAGGAGATGGAGTTCGTGCGGCGGATCGGGGAGCACTACGGCCCGGCGCTCACCCCCGCCACTCCGCCCCGCCGCACCTTTCGCCGCTGGCGGCGCGAGCGCGGCGACCCGGCCGAGTGA
- a CDS encoding lanthionine synthetase LanC family protein, translating into MSEQPEPIMTMDPSTATDTQPFLNAATAIAGRLVQTAQWTGDAATWTVMQPDRENPGTRRAVPALASGTVYEGTAGIALFLAEMYAVRGGEDLLRTALGAIRTSLDTGATLPENSFGFHSGRPGIAWAAVRVGELTGHPELFAEAEALLRPLAGKEAHDTGLDVIAGGGGALPALLQIAGRVDRDLVMGMAVAIGEHMIQTATRDADGWSWATMRNSSVRNLNGYAHGAAGIGHGLLELYAATGDGRFRYGAEQAFLYERRFFNETECNWPDLRHSELGEYQFEGRLEELRDLLRAGGTLPVHEGKYMSAWCHGAPGIGLSRVRAWQLLGDPLYLAEARAAFTNVERSLASEMAGNYSYCHGRGGNAETLVYGAAVLNEPALLEPARAAALTGIARHESEGGTPWPCGTMGAVSDPGLLLGESGIGMFLLRLAHPEVPTPLLVTAPDATAAAAEGGRAGAEGYAEMRERSVREHFGDTLRAWTALGVDVDAVLPHEPMGAAPVRSDVERAYDALAAYAASAGEQSELLEDAFLVDRTRYELAATVTDFTREYTDALARLAPDEVEWSEGRLELSARARVVATRWDWDPWLDGDASGAPEEDEVYFLIQFTNGAVQVRKLSPFAAVVLQRVREPSTVDEVVETVAAAVSGGAGEVDRGWLQTRVMEQVGQAYRAGFLGVQRELAPAA; encoded by the coding sequence GTGTCCGAGCAACCCGAGCCGATCATGACGATGGACCCCAGCACCGCCACCGACACCCAGCCGTTTCTGAACGCCGCCACCGCCATCGCGGGCCGGCTGGTGCAGACCGCGCAGTGGACCGGCGACGCGGCCACGTGGACGGTGATGCAGCCGGACCGCGAAAACCCCGGCACCCGCCGCGCCGTTCCCGCCCTCGCCTCGGGTACCGTGTACGAGGGAACGGCGGGGATCGCGCTGTTCCTGGCCGAGATGTACGCCGTCCGCGGCGGAGAGGACCTGCTGCGCACCGCGCTGGGCGCCATCCGCACCTCGCTGGACACGGGCGCGACGCTTCCCGAAAACAGCTTCGGCTTTCACAGCGGCCGGCCGGGGATCGCCTGGGCCGCCGTACGCGTGGGCGAGCTCACCGGCCACCCGGAACTGTTCGCCGAGGCCGAGGCCCTCCTTCGCCCGCTGGCGGGCAAGGAAGCGCACGACACGGGGCTGGACGTGATCGCCGGGGGCGGCGGCGCGCTTCCCGCGCTTCTGCAGATCGCGGGGCGGGTGGACCGGGATCTGGTGATGGGGATGGCCGTCGCCATCGGCGAGCACATGATCCAGACGGCCACGCGCGACGCCGACGGGTGGAGCTGGGCCACCATGCGCAACTCCAGCGTCCGCAACCTGAACGGCTACGCGCACGGCGCCGCCGGCATCGGCCACGGACTGCTGGAACTGTACGCGGCCACCGGCGACGGGCGTTTCCGCTACGGGGCCGAGCAGGCGTTTCTGTACGAGCGGCGCTTCTTCAACGAGACGGAGTGCAACTGGCCGGACCTGCGCCACTCGGAACTGGGCGAGTACCAGTTCGAGGGGCGGCTGGAGGAGCTGCGCGACCTGCTGCGCGCCGGCGGCACCCTTCCCGTGCACGAGGGCAAGTACATGAGCGCCTGGTGCCACGGCGCGCCGGGCATCGGGCTCAGCCGGGTGCGCGCGTGGCAGCTGCTGGGGGATCCGCTGTACCTTGCCGAGGCGCGCGCCGCCTTCACCAACGTGGAGCGGTCGCTGGCCTCGGAGATGGCCGGCAACTATTCGTACTGCCACGGCCGCGGCGGCAACGCCGAAACGCTGGTCTACGGCGCCGCGGTGCTGAACGAGCCCGCGCTGCTGGAGCCGGCCCGCGCCGCGGCCCTCACCGGGATCGCGCGGCACGAAAGCGAGGGCGGCACCCCCTGGCCCTGCGGAACCATGGGCGCCGTGTCCGACCCCGGGCTGCTGCTGGGCGAGTCCGGCATCGGCATGTTCCTGCTGCGCCTGGCGCACCCGGAAGTGCCCACCCCGCTGCTGGTGACCGCGCCGGACGCCACGGCCGCCGCCGCCGAGGGCGGCCGGGCGGGCGCGGAAGGGTACGCGGAAATGCGCGAACGCTCCGTGCGCGAGCACTTCGGCGACACGCTGCGCGCCTGGACCGCGCTGGGGGTGGACGTGGACGCCGTGCTTCCGCACGAGCCCATGGGCGCCGCGCCGGTGCGCTCCGACGTGGAGCGGGCGTACGACGCGCTGGCCGCCTACGCCGCCTCCGCGGGGGAGCAGAGCGAGCTGCTGGAGGATGCCTTTCTGGTGGACCGCACCCGCTACGAGCTGGCCGCCACGGTCACGGACTTCACCCGCGAGTACACCGACGCGCTGGCGCGGCTGGCCCCGGACGAGGTGGAGTGGAGCGAGGGGCGGCTGGAGCTGTCGGCGCGGGCGCGGGTGGTGGCCACCCGCTGGGACTGGGACCCCTGGCTGGACGGGGACGCCAGCGGCGCGCCGGAAGAGGACGAGGTGTATTTTCTGATCCAGTTCACCAACGGCGCCGTGCAGGTGCGCAAGCTGAGCCCCTTTGCCGCCGTGGTGCTGCAGCGCGTGCGCGAGCCCTCCACGGTGGACGAGGTGGTGGAAACGGTGGCCGCCGCGGTGTCGGGCGGCGCCGGCGAGGTGGACCGCGGCTGGCTGCAGACGCGGGTGATGGAGCAGGTGGGACAGGCTTACCGCGCCGGCTTCCTGGGCGTGCAGCGCGAGCTGGCGCCCGCGGCGTAG
- a CDS encoding HlyD family secretion protein, producing the protein MSAAPDNNKVIPLRLPNLGDDGQPGVGLVKRSVSITLGTIALLLVVALVVAATVRMDVTVKASGVLEPVRLWPVRAQAAGVVSRVLVRTGDTVQMGTPVLELDGLAMRTQLAQLEAQLRSASIDRERSAAATPLEQQQQSEKLAGARARLTTARATLLQRMVEHDVGENVDSLLAAWRPGQHVTLDLAVGAVRAAQAEIAMTGTESSMLALRGYDERKTGTEMDRLQAQIAETRERLGRTVVTAPAAGVVLTDEVERRLPGSLIREGETLMEVGDLADWRVTMLIPERDVNKIKRGDRVRLEVQAFDQAHRRQLEANITSIASEPVSAGSPAEGGGAGATAPGGPGLYRVIAALDQKQAERAELEQFRRGYSVQANIVTRSGRILELAWMYVMDKLERK; encoded by the coding sequence ATGAGCGCGGCACCCGACAACAACAAGGTCATTCCCCTGCGCCTGCCCAACCTGGGCGACGACGGCCAGCCCGGGGTGGGGCTGGTAAAGCGCAGCGTGAGCATTACGCTGGGCACCATCGCCCTCCTGCTGGTGGTGGCGCTGGTGGTGGCGGCCACGGTGCGCATGGACGTGACGGTAAAGGCGTCGGGCGTGCTGGAGCCGGTGCGGCTGTGGCCGGTGCGCGCGCAGGCCGCCGGCGTGGTGAGCCGGGTTCTGGTGCGCACGGGAGACACGGTGCAGATGGGGACGCCGGTGCTGGAGCTGGACGGCTTGGCCATGCGCACGCAGCTGGCGCAGCTCGAGGCGCAGCTGCGTTCGGCCAGCATCGACCGCGAGCGCTCGGCCGCGGCCACGCCGCTGGAGCAGCAGCAGCAGTCGGAAAAGCTGGCCGGCGCCCGCGCCCGCCTCACCACCGCGCGCGCCACCCTGCTGCAGCGCATGGTGGAGCACGACGTGGGCGAAAACGTGGATTCGCTGCTGGCGGCCTGGCGCCCGGGGCAGCACGTGACGCTGGACCTGGCGGTGGGCGCGGTGCGCGCGGCACAGGCGGAAATCGCCATGACGGGAACGGAGTCGTCCATGCTGGCGCTGCGCGGCTACGACGAGCGCAAGACGGGTACGGAGATGGACCGGCTGCAGGCGCAGATCGCCGAAACGCGCGAGCGGCTGGGGCGCACCGTGGTCACGGCGCCGGCGGCGGGGGTGGTGCTGACGGACGAGGTGGAGCGGCGGCTTCCCGGCTCGCTGATCCGCGAGGGCGAAACGCTGATGGAGGTGGGCGACCTGGCGGACTGGCGGGTCACCATGCTCATCCCCGAGCGCGACGTGAACAAGATCAAGCGCGGCGACCGGGTGCGGCTGGAGGTGCAGGCGTTTGACCAGGCGCACCGGCGGCAGCTGGAGGCCAACATCACCTCCATCGCCTCGGAGCCGGTGAGCGCCGGGTCGCCGGCGGAGGGCGGCGGCGCGGGGGCCACGGCGCCGGGCGGGCCGGGGCTGTACCGGGTGATCGCCGCGCTGGACCAGAAGCAGGCCGAGCGCGCGGAGCTGGAGCAGTTTCGCCGCGGCTACAGCGTGCAGGCCAACATCGTCACCCGCAGCGGGCGCATTCTGGAGCTGGCGTGGATGTACGTAATGGACAAGCTGGAGCGCAAGTGA
- a CDS encoding S8 family peptidase — protein MEMLDEPPVPAAWVRDVLGGATGAGIRVAVIDSGYDRALGDARVLPGISFVDPEDDFALAQNDDDSDVLGHGTACVDLVLRVAPDARVIPVRVFGKVLETSPGTLQAAMLWAMEAGAQVINVSLGTRLESALIPLYAACEKARRAGIIVVAADDNGGGASYPAIFENVIGVCAGRFDSPFDFRFHTGDEMKVEVEAWGVEQPVTWIGGRRVVKHGTSFAAPNVAGIVALILERHPGATLEEVREMLAGFALPNADAPGR, from the coding sequence ATGGAGATGCTGGATGAGCCGCCGGTGCCCGCGGCGTGGGTGCGCGACGTGCTGGGCGGCGCCACGGGGGCGGGGATCCGCGTGGCCGTCATCGACAGCGGCTACGACCGCGCGCTGGGCGACGCGCGGGTGCTGCCGGGGATCTCGTTCGTGGACCCCGAGGACGACTTCGCCCTGGCGCAGAACGACGACGACAGCGACGTGCTGGGGCACGGAACGGCGTGCGTGGACCTGGTGCTGCGGGTGGCGCCGGACGCGCGGGTCATTCCCGTCCGCGTCTTTGGCAAGGTGCTGGAAACGTCGCCCGGCACGCTGCAGGCGGCCATGCTGTGGGCCATGGAGGCCGGCGCGCAGGTCATCAACGTAAGCCTGGGAACGCGGCTGGAAAGCGCGCTGATTCCGCTGTACGCCGCGTGCGAAAAGGCCCGGCGCGCGGGGATCATCGTGGTGGCGGCGGACGACAACGGGGGCGGCGCCAGTTATCCCGCCATCTTTGAGAACGTGATCGGCGTGTGCGCCGGCCGCTTCGACTCGCCCTTCGACTTCCGCTTTCACACCGGGGACGAGATGAAGGTGGAGGTGGAGGCGTGGGGGGTGGAGCAGCCGGTGACGTGGATCGGCGGGCGGCGCGTGGTGAAGCACGGCACCAGCTTCGCGGCGCCCAACGTGGCGGGAATCGTGGCGCTCATTCTGGAGCGGCACCCGGGCGCCACGCTGGAGGAGGTGCGCGAGATGCTCGCCGGCTTCGCGCTGCCGAACGCGGACGCGCCGGGCCGCTGA
- a CDS encoding helix-turn-helix domain-containing protein: protein MTVAEAESPFGAILRRWRAHRHLSQLALALKADTSQRHLSFIESGRARPSRQMVLHLADHLQLPLRERNGLLLAAGYAPVFAERPLDDPALAAVRDAVALVLRAHEPLPALAIDRHWNLIAANAAIAPLLRGVAEPLLQAPVNVLRLSLHPDGLAPRIVNLAEWRAHLLERLARQIEASADPVLSELLDELTGYPAPRVARSAAEAPGSAAVFVPMQLDTEDGVLSLISTTTVFGTPVDVTVSELAIESFFPADAATAERLRGMAAVPLES from the coding sequence ATGACCGTCGCCGAGGCCGAATCACCGTTCGGCGCGATCCTTCGCCGGTGGCGCGCGCACCGGCACCTGAGCCAGCTGGCGCTCGCGCTCAAGGCCGATACGTCGCAGCGGCACCTGAGCTTCATCGAGTCCGGGCGCGCGCGGCCCAGCCGGCAGATGGTGCTGCATCTGGCGGATCACCTTCAGCTTCCGCTGCGCGAGCGAAACGGGCTGCTGCTGGCGGCGGGATACGCGCCGGTGTTCGCGGAACGCCCGCTGGATGACCCCGCGCTCGCCGCCGTGCGCGACGCGGTGGCGCTGGTGCTGCGCGCGCACGAGCCGCTGCCGGCGCTGGCCATCGACCGGCACTGGAACCTGATCGCGGCAAACGCGGCCATCGCTCCCCTGCTGCGCGGCGTGGCGGAACCGCTGCTGCAGGCGCCCGTGAACGTGCTGCGTCTAAGTCTGCATCCGGATGGATTGGCGCCGCGCATCGTTAACCTGGCGGAGTGGCGGGCGCACCTGCTGGAGCGGCTCGCCCGGCAGATCGAGGCGAGCGCCGATCCGGTGCTGTCGGAGCTGCTGGATGAACTGACCGGCTATCCCGCGCCGCGGGTGGCGAGATCCGCCGCGGAAGCGCCGGGGAGCGCCGCCGTGTTCGTGCCCATGCAGCTGGATACGGAGGATGGCGTGCTCTCGCTCATCAGCACGACGACGGTGTTCGGCACGCCGGTGGACGTGACCGTCTCGGAACTGGCCATCGAAAGCTTCTTTCCCGCCGATGCCGCGACCGCGGAACGGCTGCGCGGCATGGCCGCCGTGCCCCTCGAGAGCTGA
- a CDS encoding nuclear transport factor 2 family protein, whose translation MMDATRIAEQYLEAWNEVDGDRRRALIARTWAEDASYADPMMQAQGADAIDAMIGGAQQQFAGHRFTVRGTPEGHNGRVRFSWSLAAAGAAPVAYGTDIAVIGEDGRFREVTGFLDTVPATADAGWTVDDFARFWGAPDLSLIGQGVADDAVAYWPGRDTPIRGGENYARPLRALLERVPDFRLEVAEHASNGDAVFIRWIARGTDAGEPLEFTGVDIVRHRDGLVTGNRIFCDHPLVREVAAA comes from the coding sequence ATGATGGATGCCACCCGGATTGCCGAGCAGTACCTGGAAGCGTGGAACGAGGTTGATGGCGATCGCAGGCGCGCGCTGATCGCCCGCACCTGGGCGGAGGATGCGAGCTACGCCGATCCGATGATGCAGGCGCAGGGCGCGGACGCCATCGACGCCATGATCGGCGGGGCGCAGCAGCAGTTTGCGGGGCACCGCTTCACCGTGCGGGGCACGCCGGAGGGCCACAACGGCCGCGTGCGCTTCTCGTGGTCGCTTGCCGCGGCCGGCGCGGCCCCCGTAGCGTACGGGACGGACATCGCGGTGATCGGCGAGGACGGGCGCTTTCGCGAGGTGACGGGCTTTCTGGACACCGTTCCCGCCACGGCCGACGCGGGATGGACGGTGGATGACTTCGCCCGGTTCTGGGGCGCGCCGGACCTTTCGCTCATCGGGCAGGGCGTGGCGGACGACGCGGTGGCGTACTGGCCCGGCCGCGACACGCCCATCCGCGGCGGCGAGAACTACGCCCGCCCGCTGCGCGCCCTGCTGGAGCGAGTTCCCGACTTTCGCCTGGAAGTGGCGGAACACGCCAGCAACGGCGACGCCGTGTTCATCCGCTGGATCGCGCGTGGAACCGACGCCGGAGAGCCGCTGGAGTTCACCGGCGTGGACATCGTCCGGCACCGCGACGGGCTGGTGACGGGCAACCGCATCTTCTGCGATCACCCGCTGGTGCGGGAAGTCGCCGCGGCCTGA
- a CDS encoding thiopeptide-type bacteriocin biosynthesis protein, translated as MSDPVQTPELAEFQAPAPTAPPQPEFDPADPWLSVYLFLDGWIYTADCDRIVVDVVEPFVRRVMAERWADGHFFIRYSEFGPHVRLRLHGDPRVLQETVWPALVEHVRQSNPGVVLDAVPGVMPAPRPEGEPVRVTHLARVTYERETERYGGEDALPIAEQLFQVSSDAAFDLTAKLGAERSSRLGKGLLSMVVLVHVYCGDRERGAAWGHMYSTSYLRSLASEDGGRESYLNAFDQGFQQQSGTLAEYVDEVWARLDEDEEISDTLDAYAAGCRARRDELRALVDAGRVRVGGAPAETWERVVQGIVPSYAHMMNNRLGITIQEESYLAFLVNRALVRPLAAVEEETA; from the coding sequence ATGAGCGATCCCGTGCAGACCCCGGAACTGGCGGAATTCCAGGCCCCGGCGCCCACGGCGCCGCCCCAGCCGGAGTTCGACCCCGCCGATCCCTGGTTGAGCGTCTACCTGTTCCTGGACGGGTGGATCTACACCGCCGACTGCGACCGCATCGTCGTGGACGTGGTGGAGCCGTTTGTCCGCCGCGTCATGGCCGAGAGATGGGCGGACGGGCACTTCTTCATCCGCTACAGCGAGTTTGGCCCGCACGTGCGCCTGCGCCTGCACGGCGACCCGCGCGTGCTGCAGGAAACGGTGTGGCCCGCGCTGGTGGAGCACGTGCGCCAGTCCAATCCCGGCGTGGTGCTGGACGCGGTGCCGGGCGTGATGCCCGCGCCCCGGCCGGAGGGCGAGCCCGTGCGCGTCACCCACCTGGCCCGCGTCACGTACGAGCGCGAAACGGAGCGCTACGGCGGCGAGGACGCGCTCCCCATCGCCGAGCAGCTGTTCCAGGTGTCCAGCGACGCGGCGTTCGACCTTACCGCCAAGCTGGGCGCCGAGCGGTCGTCGCGGCTGGGCAAGGGGCTGCTGTCGATGGTGGTGCTGGTGCACGTCTACTGCGGCGACCGCGAGCGCGGCGCGGCGTGGGGGCACATGTACTCCACCAGCTACCTGCGCTCCCTGGCCTCGGAAGACGGCGGCCGCGAAAGCTACCTGAACGCATTCGACCAGGGATTCCAGCAGCAGTCCGGCACCCTGGCCGAGTACGTGGACGAGGTGTGGGCGCGGCTGGACGAGGACGAGGAGATCAGCGACACGCTGGACGCGTACGCCGCCGGGTGCCGCGCCCGCCGCGACGAACTGCGCGCGCTGGTGGACGCCGGCCGCGTGCGCGTGGGCGGCGCCCCGGCGGAAACGTGGGAGCGCGTGGTGCAGGGGATCGTGCCCAGCTACGCGCACATGATGAACAACCGCCTGGGCATCACCATTCAGGAAGAAAGCTACCTGGCCTTTCTGGTGAACCGCGCCCTGGTACGCCCCCTGGCCGCGGTGGAGGAGGAGACGGCCTGA
- a CDS encoding ABC transporter transmembrane domain-containing protein — MQSGACPANLNAAMAPPRADIPPLREAFQQFMRLLRLIRPYWGALAKGMALGLVLGVFGMVTPYLSKLLIDEVYPTRSVSLMQVLVAGIMAVSVAQAVMGAIRGYFSNYTTSHLGNATSLLFFNHLQHLPVRFFDEHRVGEIMSRFGDVRSSLTTVSRVFETLFVNGAYLVLVPPFLFLLQWKLAIVALITIPATVLLTTISARVMRRYWKKSAEAYAELGAFQVEVLSHIRSLKAMAREHYVYSHAETQMRGALAVQLKAGGYGQFFNAINSVIRAGGTALYTWYAWKLIISQELTLGSYIAFSAYIGYLYNPMAQITGLFGEFQQSAVSLGRMFEYLDKPTEQDPATAYVAPEPIRHFLEGDIRMRDLGFGYSAEKQVLHDIDMHFPPGMITAVVGHSGVGKSSVLRLLTRMEEPTSGQVFFDGIPAQSIPLPDLRRQISVVWQEFSMLQGTIWDNLTLGAENPAKSAVDDAVRLCRLEPLIRGLPEGYDTPVGEWGSTLSGGQRQRLSLARALIRDTKVLLLDEATSNIDMATETEILRDLFARLEGKTVIFVTHRVATASLADQIIVMDAGRVAGTGAHADLVRDCEPYRVLLGLDTPADDGRRLRAVAPAAS, encoded by the coding sequence GTGCAGTCCGGGGCATGCCCCGCCAACCTGAACGCCGCCATGGCGCCTCCGCGCGCAGATATTCCGCCTCTTCGCGAGGCGTTTCAGCAGTTCATGCGCCTTCTGCGGCTCATCCGGCCGTACTGGGGGGCGCTGGCCAAGGGCATGGCCCTGGGGCTGGTGCTCGGTGTGTTCGGGATGGTGACCCCGTACCTGAGCAAGCTGCTGATCGACGAAGTGTATCCCACCCGCTCCGTGTCGCTCATGCAGGTGCTGGTGGCGGGGATCATGGCCGTGTCCGTCGCCCAGGCGGTGATGGGGGCCATCCGGGGCTACTTCAGCAACTACACCACCTCGCACCTGGGCAACGCCACCTCGCTGCTCTTCTTCAACCACCTGCAGCACCTGCCCGTCCGCTTCTTTGACGAGCACCGGGTGGGCGAGATCATGAGCCGCTTCGGCGACGTGCGCAGCTCGCTGACCACGGTGTCGCGCGTGTTCGAGACGCTGTTCGTCAACGGCGCGTACCTGGTGCTGGTTCCGCCCTTCCTGTTTCTGCTGCAGTGGAAGCTGGCGATCGTGGCGCTCATCACCATTCCCGCCACGGTGCTGCTCACGACGATCAGCGCGCGGGTCATGCGGCGCTACTGGAAGAAGAGCGCGGAAGCGTACGCGGAGCTGGGCGCGTTTCAGGTGGAGGTGCTGAGCCACATCCGCAGCCTCAAGGCGATGGCGCGCGAGCACTACGTGTACTCGCACGCCGAGACGCAGATGCGCGGCGCGCTGGCGGTGCAGCTCAAGGCCGGCGGCTACGGGCAGTTCTTCAACGCCATCAACTCCGTCATCCGCGCGGGGGGCACGGCGCTGTACACCTGGTACGCGTGGAAGCTCATCATCAGCCAGGAGCTGACGCTGGGCTCGTACATCGCGTTCAGCGCGTACATCGGCTACCTGTACAACCCCATGGCCCAGATCACCGGGCTGTTCGGCGAGTTCCAGCAGTCCGCGGTGAGCCTGGGGCGCATGTTCGAGTACCTGGACAAGCCCACCGAGCAGGACCCGGCCACCGCGTACGTGGCCCCGGAGCCCATCCGGCACTTTCTGGAGGGCGACATCCGCATGCGCGACCTGGGCTTCGGCTACTCGGCCGAAAAGCAGGTGCTGCACGACATCGACATGCACTTTCCGCCGGGGATGATCACCGCCGTCGTGGGCCACAGCGGCGTGGGCAAGTCGTCGGTGCTGCGGCTGCTGACGCGCATGGAGGAGCCCACCAGCGGGCAGGTGTTCTTTGACGGGATCCCCGCGCAGTCCATTCCGCTGCCGGACCTGCGCCGCCAGATTTCGGTGGTGTGGCAGGAGTTCAGCATGCTGCAGGGTACCATCTGGGACAACCTCACCCTGGGCGCCGAGAACCCCGCCAAGTCCGCGGTGGACGACGCCGTGCGGCTGTGCCGGCTGGAGCCGCTGATCCGCGGGCTTCCCGAGGGGTACGACACCCCGGTGGGCGAGTGGGGAAGCACCCTGTCCGGCGGGCAGCGCCAGCGCCTGTCGCTGGCCCGCGCCCTGATCCGCGACACCAAGGTGCTGCTGCTGGATGAGGCCACGTCCAACATCGACATGGCCACCGAAACGGAGATCCTGCGCGACCTGTTCGCCCGGCTGGAGGGAAAGACGGTCATCTTCGTGACCCACCGGGTGGCCACGGCGTCGCTGGCGGACCAGATCATCGTGATGGACGCGGGGCGGGTGGCGGGCACGGGGGCGCACGCCGACCTGGTGCGCGACTGCGAGCCGTACCGCGTGCTGCTGGGGCTGGATACGCCGGCGGATGACGGGCGCCGTCTGCGCGCCGTTGCCCCGGCCGCGAGCTGA